Within Cercospora beticola chromosome 6, complete sequence, the genomic segment AAattcgaagaagacgaaccgCCTGCATTGCCGTCCATGGTATGCATCTCGCCCACAGCAGGAAGGCGTCCACCAAGAACTCCTGGAAGCTGACCAACAGTGGAACCAGCAGTGTCGAGGACAGGGCCGCCAGCTGAAGAGACGGTGTCAAGAACAGGGCCAGTAGCCTTGAAGACTGGACCGCCAGCCGACGAGACAGTGTCCAGGACAGGATCAACGAGTCCGTTAACAGCTTCCACTTGGCGTTTCCCAGGAACGACAGAAGTCACTGTACCGACGACCTGGCCACCAGTGCTCAGAACAGGCGCAGCAGCCTCATTGACAACAGGTCCAGCAGTTGTGGCAACTGTGCCGGCAAGAGGAGCGACCAAATCGGTGACCTGATCGAGTTGGCGCTTTTCAACCACGCCGGAAACAGAGCCAACAAGTGGGTTGCCGGTCACAGCATCGAGTGAGGCGCCTTCGAGAGCTCCAGAAACAGTGTCCAAGACAGGCTTGACAGCTCCATTGACAGCCTCAAGCTGACGCTTTCCGAGCAAGCCAGAGACGGAATCTACCACTGGGTCCACAGCTGGGTTGCCAGTCACGGACTCGATTGGGTTCTGTTCAAGTACGATCGAGATGGTATCCACGACAGGCTCGACAGCGCCCTTGACAGCCTCGAGCTGACGCTTTTCGAGCACACCGGAAACAGTGCCAACAAGTGGGTTGCCCGTCACAGTGTCGAGCGAGGCCCCTTCGAGTGCACCGGAAACGGTGTTTAGAACAGGCTTGACCGCGCCACCAACAGCCTCGAGCTGACGTCTTCCTAGCGCGCCAGAGAGAGTGTCGGTAACGGGGCGAGTGGCTGATGACACTGTGCCGACGAGAGGGCTGACTAGGCCTGTAACGGCATCAAGCTGACGCTTTCCGAGGACACCAGAGACATTTTCAACAACGGGAACATTCGCGGAGGAGACAGTGTCCAGGACCGGACGGACAGCTCCAGTCACGGTTTCCAATTGTGGCACTAATGGTCAAGTCAGAATGTACCCGGCTCACTGCAATTGCGCTATTTGCTGGAACGCATCACACGTACCTTGCACAATTGGCGCGGCATGGGCGCCCAGCGCGACCAAAGAGCAGAGAACGCAAGATGTAGTCTTCATTTTGTAAAAGAGTGACAGGTGCCGAAGCTGATTCAAAAAGAGGGACAAGTGAGAATTTCGCACAAACAAACAGATGGAGCAGAGGCAGGCAGTTGATGGGGAGAATCGAAGCAACTGGGGACAACAGAGGGTTTTACGTCGCCTCGCTCCTGGTTGATCTACCTGACTCTATACAGCTACGGCCCCAGAGACTGCAGCACACGTCCTCTCATCAGCCGTTCATCAGCGACCTGCATGAAGTGAGATCTTACACTTCGCACTCCACAACGCTCATCACGACTCGAAGAACTCAAGTGCGGTGCGAAGATATACATCAATATCGGCCCGTTGGTCTATTGACTTCCATCACTGCGTTGCTCGTCCCTTCGCTTGGGAGACTCCCCAGTATTCCCCCAGGGGAGGAGTCTTCTCCGCACGAATGACAGCTTCGGAGGGGATAGCTAGCGCTCTCGCTCCATCTACAAGTGATGCCCAGCTCAATCTTCTAGCTGACAATCCTCATTAATGAGCAGTTTCGGATTCCAGCGCTAGTGAGGATCGTACATCATACCACTGCGTGGGAATACGTACGACTCTTTCTCACTCTTGGCAAACGCCGGGCGGTCAAACTCTGCTCGATTTAGCGACTGCGATCAGCATAACTTGTAAGCGAGGCTGCTTGCCATGTGGGCTGGCATGTAAGGCTGGCTCCAAGAGCAACATATATCCAGTCGCTTTTCGAGCTCGACAGGAGCAGAGCGTTGGGTGGGTATTCTTCTTTGCTTTCGAAGCCTTTGAATTCCACATGATCGCATCGGACGAGATCCCCATCATGACTCGCTTTCGCACGGAGAATACCGCTGACGTTGACGTTGACCCGAGCGCGCGGAAGGAAGACGCCGATCACGGGTCGGATGCAGGTGCGCTCAAAGTCAACAACGGTCTACGACACCACTTGTCAGTGAACCGCAATTTGGGGAACACTTCACGCCGGATCAAGCGCTTGTAAATTGGACGACAAGGATGTCATCATATGGATAATAGGGCATATGGGTGAGAGATGGAGGGACTGCAGTAGCGAAAGCTTGATCGATTTTGTTGTGAAGATTTATTGCTGAATTGGTTCTAGTATTGTACGGGCCGAGTGCCACATGCTTCCCCTTCTCGTGAAGTTGATCTTGCCTTTACGCTTACGAGTACTCCAGTCTCCTGTCTATCGATTGCTAGTCTACTCAGGTTCGACGTCTTCCCTGTCACTTCCGAAAGAACAAGCTATTGGAAATAGCAACTGGTTCTTCCAAGTTGGCTATCAATACATTGAAGCCTTTGCAAATTGCTCAAACTTCGAGATCAATCATTCAAGATTGCCATTAACATCAGGTCGATATTGCGCTCCAGGTCTGCCTTGGTCGCTGACTGGCACTGATTGCCTAGTTGTCAAGACCATAGTTCCGACCGGATGCATACCTGCGATTTGCAGAGCTCAGAAGCTTCGCTATTGCCTCTCATCTGCTCTATCTCCATTACCGTCGAAAAATTGGCAGTTGTGATAAGAGTGCATCTTTGCTGTAGATTTCAAACTCAGCATGCGTCGTGGAAATTTGGCCCGAGCACGAGGGCAGCCTCGCCAGTTAAGGCTTCGTCGAGAACGATCGCAGAGTTGTGATACCGCTTTGTGAGGAGATTGATTATCTGGAATTGCACACCTGGTTGTTCATCGTTGCGTAGAGCGGTCAGTCTCATCTTCGTAGACATGGGAGGATTGAGCATCCTTCTTGAACTTCGTCACAACGAATGCAGGAGCTGAAGCTTGACAGGTGATCTCTGCCTTGCGAATAGCCTGCTTACAAGTAGCAGAACTTTCAAGAGACTTGAATGCTGAAAGACCTACACAATACGACACAAGCTCTCCAGGAGTCCGTAGCGGCCGTTGTTCAAACAACAGAGGTCATTCGCGCACTTTCTACCCTATGCTTCATCTCCCATGGTATTCGCTCACAGAGGGTATTCAGCTGGCTGGTTTCCACTGTCGATGTAAGGGCACGTTGCACAGTGGACTGGATCTTAATCCCGACGTGCTAGAGAGGGTTCGTCAGTGAAGTGCAAAGCGATACATGATAGGCGGCACACTATCGAGGTCTGGCTACTGGCGATCTGCCAGTGGCTCTGACGAGAGAAGTCAGCAGCGACGAGTAAGAAAAGAGTCTGGTATAAATATGGGTCGAGATGTGGATCTTCGGGCATACAAAGCCATCCTTCATTCTTATTGTTCAGGATGACCTCGAAGATCTTGTGTGATGTGTTTGCAGCTGTTCTCTACGTCAGTTCCCACATGAATCTGCTTTCTATGCTCATGACAAATCCGTGCAGAACGGTTTTTGTAAACGGCTTGCCATATTCGAAGGCATGCGGTAATCATCTTCTGAATTGCTAAAATGGTCAAGCCTCCCGTACGACTGTCAGACCTGTTGCTGACCATGCCATACTCGAGGCTTATGGCCGATACTTGGTCTCCGCTGTTTGACTTGACATTTCGACAGCCCAGTCGTTCAggacttctctttcttcttgatgTGCGCCGTACTCTCCGGAGGACATCGCACGCCATCCTCGTGCTGATGGAACTTGCACAAATCGATGGCCAGGATTTCTTGAACGCTCATACTCGCGGCCTTGCTGCTACCGTTGCCCCAAACAAGCTTCAGTATGTCCCAAAGAGCATCGGGAGGATAGCGATCGCGACTATCGCCAAGCAACCTATCACCTCCAGGGCCTGCTACCATCGCGATGAGATAAACCAGGAAGCGGCGGAGTAGGGAATCGGCTGTGGTGTTCGCGTAGACGAAATGCAGCTCAGTGGTGGGTGCGCACCAGCGGACGACGTTAAGCTCCCGAAGAGCGTTGATGCATCTGTTTGCCAGTAGTGGTACCTGACGTTTGTCGGCAAAGACCCATAAGCGAAAGACGTCTCTCCACTGTTCGCCCACGTCCTTGCTCTCGTGATCGACAGGAAGCTGCCTGGTGTAGAGCCAGCCCACAAAGTCCTTGAATCTGTCCGGATCCTCCTCCACGAGGTCAACGACTCCGCTCCGTGCTTCAACGAAGTCGCCGTTCAAACAAGCATTGAAGTAGCCCGAATAGAAGCACAGGACTCCCTTGTGCACCTTGAAAGTGTTGGTGCCCTCGACTGCGTCCTCGGTCTTCACACCGAcgttgatggtgatgatctTATCGAACGCCTCGCTGTCTCGAGCATCAGCTACACTTTCGGCTTTCCAGCGACAGGAGTAGCCCTTACCGCGGCGGATATTTGTCTGGCGTCGACGGTGGCGCCATCTTTGAAGTGTTTTGGTCTGTTGACTTCGGTGTGCTCGATTCTTAAGCGCAATTGGGTGGGGGTGTTGATGATTGTCATGCGATGTTGTTGCCGGCGAGAAGACGGAGACGGAAAGAAGTCGAGAGCCGAGAATGCGAAGCAAGAGCAACGCCTGCCCGCCTAATAACGCGCATGACGCGAAGCTAGTGCAGAAACCGGCAGGAGGGAGCAAACGAAACtccgcttcacttcacacCTTGTTTGATACCGCAACCGCATTATAGCGCGTTTAAGTCTGAACATGAATGCTTTTGGCGCTAACTTCTGCCTTCGCTTCACTTCATCTTCCCCtcgcaccacctccaccaccactcccACCAGCCCTCACAACACACTCCCACCTCCACACATTCCCCTCCTCATCGCCCGTCCAAACTTCCCTCGCACTCGGCAAAATCGCCGTAATCCCCTTCGCACTCGCGACCCCAGCCCTCGAACTTCCCTTTCTCATCACGAAATCCGTCTGCTGCAACCTCTTCACCAGCTGCAAATACCAGCTCCCATCGCTCAAGTTCGTCAGCGCCCAAACATTCGCCACACCATGCGCATGACCCGTGAAGATCAATTCTCGCTGCAAGAACTCATTTCCTTGTCCTTCGTAGAACGCGCAGCAGAGGATTGATTCGTCTTCGCGCTCGCAGAGGTTTTGTTCGACTAGGAGGTGGCCGTTGAGGGTATACAGCGATACTGTACCGCCGCGGCAGAGCAAGATGTGGCCGGAAACGTTGCTGATCTTGCCGGCCTGGATAGAGGGGCCGCTGCCTGGAGGGAGGAGCACGCGGATGCAGCTGAAGCGATTGAGGCCCCAGAGGAGAGCTTGGCCATCGCTGGAAACGGAGAGAAGGGTACTGAAGACTCTGCTGGCAGCAAGTACAGTAATAGAAGTTCGATGACCAAAGAGATAAGCTTTGGAAGTCATCTCGATGGCATCTTTGGCTTGATGAATCTTCCAGACTCCAATCGTACAATCTTGGCCACCAGTGATGAGAGTCTTGCTGTCAACGAAAGTTGCAGTGTTCACTGGCCCGACGTGAGTGTTCTCATATAGGCCCATCGATCGCTTGCTCTGCGATGAGAAGAATCGAATGCTGTTATCTGCGAAGCCCCATTGCATATGTCGTGTGCACTCAGGAAGCACATTCAGCTTGCATGGGCCACTGGCTAGGATTCGGCCGTGCAAAGGTGCAAGTGTGAAGTCTGAGACCTTTTCGCCGGTGTTCATATCTGGCTCTGGCAGCCTGACAAGCGTCTCAGCCAGAGTGTCGAGCTTCGGCTCGGCCTGCTTGTCCGCCTCGGAGTTTGGATGCGGCTTCTGAAAGACTTGATGCGGCGTCTGTCCGAACGAATGGATGATGCCGATAGTGGCTACATGCTCAACGCGATCATCGATCTTGTCGAGATCCTTCGCACCTGCATAGGACAGGTGGTTGAACACATTCGTGGTTTCGATCGCGGCCTCGCCGCGCTGCTTGTACCCAAAGATCAAGTCGATCCAGTCGGGCAAATGCTGACTGACGTACGAGCTCTCGAGTGCTTCTCTGTGTttggcgatgaagatgtGAGGATCGCCTTTAGCCCACTTCGGCAGTTTGACATCGTTTACGAGCTCTCCAGATACCTGCTTGGCGCCAAAGTCATACTTGTTGGTGTTGACCAAAAACTCTGGCAGGTAGAAGAATTCTGGTGTGAGCTCGCGAACATCGCTCATCGTCTCTCGAGACGCTGATTGCCAAGCTTTCTCAACAGAATCGAAGAGTCTGTCTGCATGGTCGAAGTTGCCACCCTGTAGCAGAAGGTAGGACTGAACAAAAGGCTGTAATCGAATCAAATAGGAGCTGACGATCATGGCCGAGGAGTAGTGGGTTCCATAATGGAAAGAAGGCGCACTCTGGTCCATCTCGGCAAATTGCTTGTATCTCTCTTTGTACTCGGCCTCTCGGGCAGGCGTCTGACATCCCATCGGCTTCGAGAAGTCTCTGAAGGTCTTGGGATTCTCCAAGTCGAGCTCTTCGCTTGTGTAGTCCGCCAGTACCCAAGGGAAAACTGGATACTGCGTGAGGTCGTTGAATGTGCGACCGGCCATCGTGTTCACCAGCATGAGATATTGGAAGTTCGACATTTCTCCTCGTTGCCACTTCCTCGTGGCAGCGTGCGTCGGGCCTGAGTTGAAGAGGCTGTTGAACTTCGATCCAAGATTCTTGGGTGCTTCCTCCGGATTGCGAAGAGTATCTAGTCGCCACGAGTCCTCGCTCGCCACTGATGACGAGCTGTAAATGTGAGGAGCCCTGTTCGCTATGGCATTATACAAATCATCTCGTACCTTGGATGCCATGCAAGTGATGAGGTAACTTCTCCCATCGCTGAAAAAGACCTCGATCGCGACATCTCGTAGCAAAAACCTGCGTTTTGAAACGCTGAGGACTTCCGACCAGGTCCAATGACGTGTCTCTTGATCGCCGACTGCGTGCTTGGTGCGCTGGATTCCAACGTCTTTCCCAGAAATGAGTTGTATGTATGGGTCGCGTTCGTCCTCTGGCGCTTGCGATACGCTCACAATCTCGCCATCGGAGCGCTGGAAGAAATTGTCTTGCATGTAGAAGCACTTCTGTCCGATCACCACCAAGCCCTCACAGGCTTCAAGGCCCACAATTCTTGAGACATTGTACAATTGCTGCACCATGTCCCCTCGCTGCAAACTAGTCATGACTTTGCGATTCTTGTCCTCGATCATaccgtcttcatcttctttcgGATCATCAACCATTTCGAAGCCTCCCTCGAGCATCTGTGATTCTGATAAAGAGTCACCACGAGGTCGCGACTGCCCATTTTCTGCGACGAACTCGATTGCCTCGCTGGACCCGTCAGTGATCGGCGCCAGCGGCATGGTGGGTGTAGAAGGTGGCTGGCCTCCGACTGGCTCTGAATGTGAACGAAAACGTGTGTCGACTGACAGCATGCTCTTCGATGCTCGCTGTGAGCCTTTCCTCCGTGGCTCGAATGCCGGTTTGTATTCAGCAGCTTCTGGGACAAGTCTCATGCGCATGCGGTTGGCAGCCTCAGTTTCATCGAGCTGCCAGCGGTTGATTGGAGCGGGATCCAAGCCACAGGCCTGTTTGACGGAGTTGTCGATCTTCGCAAACGCTGTGAGAAGCTGGTTGATGTTCTCGTGATGGTCCTGTAGTGCACGCTGCAGCTTTGCACGTTCTTGTGCATGCACATTCGCGCGCCAATGACTCGTGGACACTTCATATCGATTGAGAAAATCGTCCGATAAAGTCTCTTCCGTCTGCCATTGCTTCAGCTTGTCTTTCCTCTTGTTGAGGCGGTTTTTGGTCGTTTCTTCCGAGCTTCGATTTTCAGTCTGCACAAAGTCTTCCCATGGCTTACTAAGCGAGGCGTAGAAGACGCCATCTAGCATGTCCCGATTGCGATCCACCCAGTTCAGgaagtcctcgtcatccaTAGAGGCGAGCTTCATGAAGCCAGTGGAAAGGTGTCGATTCTCTGGGCCCATGGTGTTGCTTAGCATCGTTGCGGTCTCGGTAGGCTTCTGGACTAGCACAATACGCCAGAGCTGCGCAGCGGCCAACCGAACCGACTTGACTGCAGATACCAATTTGTGATAGAGAAGATAGCAAATCAGTTTCGTGAAAGTCGACTCGTGATTCtctgaggagaagagaatggtTTGCCAGAATGTCATCTTAGCCAGGAAAGTGCTGACATCCTTCTCACTGGCATCCTCGTTGAGTTCTGCCAACCTCCACAAAGTGGCTTTTAGGAAGACGACACGAATCGCGGTAGTAGACTGGCTGCATAGCCTCACAGCCTTCATCTCGGCAATCTCGGGTCGTTGCAAGTGCTCCAAGATTTCGCCAGTGAAGTCCAAAAGTGGTTGAGCACCATCTATAAACCAACCTTCTGCCACTGCCTCGGCCATGTGCTGAGCATACCGAGCCAGGTTTGTCAGCACTCTTGTCTCAACTAGCAGTTGCTGATTCAGCCTGAGATGGCTGCCAAGCTGTGAAAGCGCATGAACCAGTACATATGACTCGAAATAGGCCTGATGCTCCTTGAAGCCTGGTGGCACTTTCAAGAACACCCCAATTCCGTTGAATTTGTCCTTGTAGCAGACTTGGTCGATGAAAAGCGTGATGCctagctcgagaagactCTCGACTAGACTGTTGGTAACGTTGATTTTGATAGTGGCTCCATTTTGAGGTGCCATAGGTGCCTTAAATTGTGCGGGCGGCGCAGCCAGGCGATCGTTGACGATCACGAAGGATGATATCCTTCTTGGAGCCGGCACTCGATTTGCAGCCCTCGGCGAAGGCGTCCTCTTGCCAGACTCATTGTCGTGGATGTTTAGACTACGGACAGACGGTGGTCGCTCGCCAACGGAATTTGAGTGAGGTCGCATTCTCACTTCCTCGCCCTTGAAAGACAGTGCATCTGACTGCAGCTCCATGTCGGCAGAAAGTCTGTCTGTACCGGCGAGTAATGGGAACAGAACAAAGAGAAGTTCTTGAAGGTAGCGCGAATTGGAGGCAAAGTCTCGGAAAGCGCTGCTCCTGTCATACAGTTCTCCGAGGAACTGAATGACATTCTTGAGAATCTTGCTTTCCGTTTCATCTGGGTTGTCGTCAGACGCTACCTTTCGCAGACCTGCTTCCAACATTGCAAAGATACTTTGCAGCATTTCAGCATTTCCGATGCGCAATTCATCGTCGACACTCAATAGTTCGACGAGATGGAAAGCTGTGAATTCCTCGCCGAGCCAGTCGAGTGGTACATCCCGGCCAAACAAAATGGCGAAAGCTAGGGACCAAATTGACGGCGATCGCCAGCATGCTTTAAGTCTAGCTTTCATGATCACAAATGCTCCATTTTTGTCTGTGAAAGGTGCCTTGAAGTCAGGACCAAGACTAGACAATGCTCTGCAGATGATGCTCAATGTCAATTCAGTGACCCGAATGTCGCTTTCCGagagcagatgcagaagcCATCGACCAGTCACTGCCTTGATCAGTCGTCGAATGCTCGTAGTCGTCTTATCGTGCGCGACGATATCTGCCAGCAGTTTTAACACGAGCACGGCAAGCTCGGAGCGCTGCAGACCCAGTTTTGGCAGTGATTGCTGAGGCCCTCCAGGAGTCGAAGGTCTCGAATTGCGCGCACTTCTCGTCCAGCCGGCCTTCTGACGGAAACTCACACTACCAGGAAAGCCGCGGGCAGGCGCCACTGGCAAAGCTCGCTCGTCGTGGAGCCCCCAAGCAACGAACATAGCCAATTCTCGGTACATGGCCTGCGCCGAATGACCATCTACCAATGCTTGTACGGCCGAGATCATGAGTGGTGCAGCCTCTGCAGTGATCTCCTCGCACTTAAGTGCCTcgatcatcctcttcacaCATCGCATGCGAGTCAGTCGCTTCTGATTGAAAGACGCATTGTGGTTGTCAACGATGAAGTCGACGAATTGGGTATAATAGAGTCGCTGCGTCTCGATGTCACATCTACGCCAGGTGTCGAAGTCAATCAAAAGGACACGATATGCCATAGGGTTGACCAGCATGGACTGCTCAGGTGAGTCTTTGAGATAGCCAACAAAGTCCAATATCATTTCCAGCAGTTCGCGTGGCAGAGACTGGCGGTCCTCGAGGTTGAGCATTGTCGATGGTCTTCGCGTAGATTGATACGAACCGAGTTCGATGCCGAGTTTCTCTCTTATAATGATTGCAAGTGTGCCGAAACCATGGCCCTTTTCCATTGCCTCGCTGATGCGCCAGCTGTCTTTGACACAGTCGAAGAAAATTTGCACGACCTGCAAGAATGACTGTTTTGTTGAAGCGCTTTCTAGCAACTTTGTTAACACAGAAAGTGAGCCAGACAAGCACCAAGTGGCATCATCAAGCCCACGAGGCACAACTACTACGGGATCACCAATGAGGATACCGGTGCCGAAGGAGCGAGCGAAAGCGTCGTTCACAGATCCGACAGCAGTGTTGATTGCTACTGCTCGCGCGGACTGTGTGAGCTTTTGATAACGGGCTAGAGCTTTGCGATCGAGCTCAACTCCATCGCCTTGGCCTTTTGCGTCGGGCGCATCGAAGTCAAGTATCGCATGTGGCGTAATCGTAAGATACAACCGCGCTTCCGGAGCTACCTCACTGCCTCTAACCTCAGTAGCGGTGACAATGTCTGATTTGTCAGTCTTCTCAGGATGCAGAATCTCGTTGTGGCGATTTAGCTCCGACGAGGCTCGGTATGTCAACAGTGGACCGAGACAGTCCTGTAGATTGCCGGAATAGCGGGGTCCGAGTCGATAATGGACTGCCACAAACTCATCTGACAGTGGTATCGCATACAGATGTGCACGACCCAGTGACCACCGGGACGTCACCACATTCGGCCTGGGATCAGCGGCAACACCGCGAGTAGTGCCGAAGAATGCCTGCACCGGTCTGTGACGCCTCGGCCCTGTTGGATCTGATTTGCTTGCCTCGTCTGGTGTTTCGGGATAGGGCAGTCTGCGTTGCTCGGCAAAATTACCGTCAACATATAGCGACGCGACGCTCTGACTTGGGTCGGTGGTACTCTTACGCTGGACCAGCGCAACATGATACCATCTGCCAGGCTCGAATTGTGTGGACTTGAATCTCACACTCGGGTTTGCAGCTCGGATCGAAGTCTGGAGGATTAGCTGACGACTGTCCTTCTCCAAATAGAGAAGGACGAAGCAGGCGTGCATGGCATCAAAAGCGCCGAACAAAGTTGTGTGTGCACGTGCATCGAATTCGTCAATGCGAATCCATGCTGTGAGCGAAAATCCTTGCGTCGGAGGAAATGCCCAGCGCAGGCTCGGTACCTCGATGGCCGCGAAGCCATGGCGAGATATATCAAATTGAACATAAGCAGGCTCCTTCGAGCTCCGCAGCAAAGAGAGGAGATCTTGGCGCGCAATATCAGAAGTGGCTGCACTCTTAAACAGGGAGTGCACGTCTTCGATGTTTGTGAGCCCGAAGCCCCCGATAGAGAGCACCAATGCTCGAATCAGCTCTGCGAACTCAGTGTTGCGGGGGAAGCTGAAGTGAATCTTCAAAATCTTCGTCAAAATGTCAGTCCTCCACAGAGATACAGCACTTCGGACATTGGCGTCAGAAACGCTCAGGACAAAGCTGAGGAGAGCGGTGACGCAACGCATGAGATGTCCATCCTCGCTGGCCGTAGGGTTCCCTGTAGCCTCGAGCGCGAGCTCAAGAGCTATTGCACAAGCCGAAGGTATTTCCAGAATTGGAGACTGGACTATCGAttggccatcatcgccacctGCCTGGGCAACTTCACCAACCTGTGCAGCCAGAAGTCCAAACGCGGGATCGCGCAGGGAACAGCCGAGCAAACAGTCATACAGAGTGGCGATACCTTCGATGTAGCCAGCTTTGATGAACATTTTCTGAGTCGTGCCCAGAGACTCTCGCACCGCTGGCCATCCCTCTGCATGGTTGACGAAGTAGCGCTCGTTGCCGCTGTGCCCAGCCAAGGCTTCCGTCAGCAGGCGGAACAGAGTTTGCAACAACGCAGACGCTGCTGCGAGAGCAAGGTCGTTATCTTGCGGTGAATTGAGCCGAAGATTGACATTGCGAAGTACTTGGAGAATTCTCTGGAAGCCGCCGCCGTGCCGGAATGTATCTTTCGAAGAAGGTTGCGAGAGCAGGTCTTCCCGCAGTTTCGCCGCGATTTCTGACACACGAGCAAACTCGATGTCGTTGGGCGCATCAGGCtggacgaagaggatgcGTATCAGTGCAGCGGTGTCGGTGGCTTGTTCATCGGTGTTGAGGCCTCTGGACGCGGATCTGAGTCGGCCGGTCTGGCCTACGCGCAGCGCCATTGTTGCGGCTGAGGCACCAGGACTGCATGGAAACGTGACGCGAGTTCATTCTGGCATGACGGAGAGCGAACAGCGGCAAACATCAGACCATGTGAGCAGCATTCAATGTCTCTTCGGTCGGTTTGTTTCTGTCTGTATCCGGAGTGTCGGGTCGTGGGAGTTGGTATGGATGGAGACGACCTGGCTCCTGCGCGTTTCGAGGTTCAGCGACAGCGCCAAGCCGTGTATCTATTCTCGGTCGGCAAGTGAGGTCACAGCCAACAAGCGCGCGCTGCAACAGCGACCAACAGTTCGTGCGCACGATGGCAGGTGCTTTGGCGCGAGGAGGGTCAACAGCCACCTGACAAGCGCCTTCGAGCAGTGGCTGCATACATTACGTGAAACAGCGCCGCATGTGAGAGAGGCAGCAGTGAGGCGGTTAGGCCGGAGTCTAGTTAGTCCGAGCTCGTTGCCGGGGAAAGGAACGGGCGCCCCCGGAAATTGATATTCAGACATCCCCCAGTTTTATATAGCCACTAACCCTGGTCAATTCTCCCTCAACCGCGAGTCAAAGTCAGGATTCCAGTCGAAAGCCTGAGTTCAGGCATGACAGGCCACTCGAGTACGCGCAATATGTCGACGGCAAGCTATCTGCGCGCCTACGTTGCTCTTCGCCCTATAACTAAAGGGTCGGCGGATGTTATTCAGTATAGAGCGCTGCGGGGCTTCAGAATCCTCAATCAAATATGGCGAAGCTCGACGTCTAAATAATATATCGTAATGGCTCAATATCAAATCGCGTTGCTCCCAGCCCCCAGACAGATAAGGGCAGGCGGGAACCGATGACGAGTGAGGTCTTGTCTGCGGCAGTGTCACGCGCGCAGCTCGATAGCTGTCGTGCTTCATCCAGCTCCTCTTTCCTCgactctcttcctctttcttcctcatctctcTCATCCATCTCATCAACACTCATCCGTCTGTAGACCAGCTTCTACAGCACATCCAACATGAAGGGCTTTCTCGGCCTGTCGGCGGCCGCCGTGGTCGCCGCGTCACCAGTCGTCGTCGACAGCATCCACAACGATGCAGCTCCCATCATCAGCTCCACCAACGCGAAGGAGATCCCCAACAGCTACATGATC encodes:
- a CDS encoding uncharacterized protein (antiSMASH:Cluster_3), which produces MKTTSCVLCSLVALGAHAAPIVQVPQLETVTGAVRPVLDTVSSANVPVVENVSGVLGKRQLDAVTGLVSPLVGTVSSATRPVTDTLSGALGRRQLEAVGGAVKPVLNTVSGALEGASLDTVTGNPLVGTVSGVLEKRQLEAVKGAVEPVVDTISIVLEQNPIESVTGNPAVDPVVDSVSGLLGKRQLEAVNGAVKPVLDTVSGALEGASLDAVTGNPLVGSVSGVVEKRQLDQVTDLVAPLAGTVATTAGPVVNEAAAPVLSTGGQVVGTVTSVVPGKRQVEAVNGLVDPVLDTVSSAGGPVFKATGPVLDTVSSAGGPVLDTAGSTVGQLPGVLGGRLPAVGEMHTMDGNAGVASKHSIDSNDVATSASLSASPSEQSTTSSVPTSPEGQKAATFGPVSTEEGAIAALSELAKQA
- a CDS encoding uncharacterized protein (antiSMASH:Cluster_3), whose amino-acid sequence is MTRFRTENTADVDVDPSARKEDADHGSDAGALKVNNGLRHHLSVNRNLGNTSRRIKRL
- a CDS encoding uncharacterized protein (antiSMASH:Cluster_3), which encodes MAPPSTPDKYPPREAFDKIITINVGVKTEDAVEGTNTFKVHKGVLCFYSGYFNACLNGDFVEARSGVVDLVEEDPDRFKDFVGWLYTRQLPVDHESKDVGEQWRDVFRLWVFADKRQVPLLANRCINALRELNVVRWCAPTTELHFVYANTTADSLLRRFLVYLIAMVAGPGGDRLLGDSRDRYPPDALWDILKLVWGNGSSKAASMSVQEILAIDLCKFHQHEDGVRCPPESTAHIKKKEKS